One region of Triticum aestivum cultivar Chinese Spring chromosome 6B, IWGSC CS RefSeq v2.1, whole genome shotgun sequence genomic DNA includes:
- the LOC123133949 gene encoding uncharacterized protein, with protein sequence MASAVGGGIDGAAGTTKKKKRISDCLVDSDGGDEVAVDAAMPPSPPSPGTPRLRIPMFTCARLRFVRLGRKGGGGRKDQVAAEKSEAASTDSSAAGWKAATRGASSTEAAGMGLSLLFLLAKTCVELNKMAEVRAEMEGLLREMRDQLVVRTTKVATTTDSPCQCHASSSTRTDGQGAGATSSSSPEPARRRHFRRDRRAGRKRRDGLFYALTGNPLFDLDREPCGHAAASSSAMETASGASETSSEVENPTSSMAVDVAGAQLQLNCRTEQGTPESSDGESFIELDGGFGAGAGRGGYSARRRRDSEDGHEEEERGDEGVPAVELERRLQELLHRRSRERIEELEASLRRAERKVMEKEMEARLWKDTAKLALQPGTRGGTGQ encoded by the exons ATGGCATCAGCGGTAGGGGGCGGCATTGACGGAGCAGCGGGgacgaccaagaagaagaagagaatctCCGACTGCCTCGTCGACAGCGACGGCGGAGACGAGGTGGCGGTGGACGCCGCCATGCCGCCCTCGCCGCCTTCCCCCGGGACGCCGCGGCTGCGCATCCCGATGTTCACCTGCGCGCGGCTCCGGTTCGTCAGGCTCGGCAGgaaaggcggcggcgggcggaaggaTCAGGTCGCCGCCGAGAAGAGCGAGGCCGCGTCGACCGACTCCTCAG CAGCAGGATGGAAAGCGGCGACCCGCGGTGCGTCATCGACGGAAGCGGCCGGCATGGGGCTGAGCCTGCTGTTCCTCCTCGCCAAGACCTGCGTCGAGCTAAACAAGATGGCCGAGGTGCGCGCGGAGATGGAGGGGCTCCTACGGGAGATGAGGGACCAGCTGGTGGTCAGGACGACGAAGGTCGCCACGACGACTGATTCGCCGTGCCAGTGCCACGCTTCGTCCAGTACGCGCACGGACGGCCAAGGCGCCGGCGCCACCTCTTCATCTTCTCCCGAACCGGCGCGTCGCCGCCATTTCCGTCGTGATAGGCGTGCTGGACGGAAACGAAGAGACGGGCTGTTCTACGCGCTGACAGGAAACCCGCTGTTCGACCTCGACCGAGAGCCGTGTGGCCATGCTGCCGCCTCCTCGTCTGCCATGGAGACCGCGAGCGGCGCGAGCGAGACGTCGTCTGAAGTGGAGAACCCTACGAGCTCGATGGCCGTGGATGTCGCTGGGGCGCAGTTGCAGCTCAACTGCCGCACCGAGCAAGGAACACCCGAG TCGTCGGACGGGGAGTCGTTCATCGAGCTGGACGGGGGATTCGGAGCTGGAGCCGGGAGAGGCGGCTACAGTGCGAGGCGAAGGCGAGATTCAGAGGATGGacacgaggaggaggagcgcggtgACGAGGGAGTGCCGGCAGTGGAGCTGGAGAGGCGGCTGCAGGAGCTCCTGCACCGGAGGAGCCGGGAGCGGATCGAGGAGCTGGAGGCGTCGCTGAGGCGCGCGGAGAGAAAGGTcatggagaaggagatggaggcGCGGCTGTGGAAGGACACCGCGAAGCTGGCGCTGCAGCCGGGCACGCGCGGCGGTACGGGGCAGTGA